The Lolium perenne isolate Kyuss_39 chromosome 6, Kyuss_2.0, whole genome shotgun sequence genome segment AGTGCTTTTCATGGCTGGAAGATTCTTGGTTTCCGGATGATGGCGAGAGACGACATCTCAGACTCTCGGAGCTAGCCTGCCTGCTACAAGAAAAGAGCACACAAGAAGGGGGAATAGATATGTCTGACGTACAGGTATGCAGgaaaagaaacatatattacatgcTGTTCTAAAATGCCCTGGGTGTTGATCGCAATCACTGTGTAATGAAAAACGAGTGCATTTCGGCTTCACAAaaaccctctaatctagctagagttctATGCTAGAAGAGTCTGGCCAATCAACTTGATGTTTGGACTCGAACCATGCGGTAAAAACAAAGGATCATCACTGCAGATTCTTCATGAATAAAGAGCATGATGAACAACTCATTTGTCACTATAATCAGAAATATGATTCAATTGCTTAAGATAAATAGAAAGCTTTATATCACTAGTTCATCACTCCTTACTTAATCTGTGTTAGCCCCCAAGTCGATCACCACACACATGAACAAACAGGAAGAAATTAAGAAGGAACACCAAGAACAGTAGGAAAACCAAACCCCAATTGAAGAGAGATAAAACGCCATATGTAACACTAATCACCACCACCGCTTATTAACTCCTTGTCTCTATCTCGATCTATCATCTTCACATGCTGACAACCGCGCGTGCATGAGCCATGCATGAATGTTAAAGGCGGCGCCACGCGCGTAGCTGGCACCAACCTACCAagaaccaccgccaccgccgccgtcattgCTGCTGCCATTTCCGATCATGCCATTATTCCAGAACCCGAGGGTTTCatgaccgccgccgccaccaccaccttcCTGTTCCTTGCTGTGCTCATACTGATCCCCGCCACCGCCGCTTGCACCTCTTCCAGCAGCGCTCACCTCCGGCTTCAAGTCTTCGAAGGGGAACAGCAACCTGCCTGCTGCGCTCTCCTGCGTCCCCTGCAACCCAGCGCCATAAcccccaccgccgccaccacctcctCCCGTGTCCAGCGAAAATCCGAGCATGTTCTGAACCTGCTGTTGGTGTTGCTGCTGTTGCTGGTGGTGTTGCTGCTGCTGATGCTGCTGGTGTTGCTGATGCGGCGGTGGCATGCGGAACTCGCCAAGCGCGAACCCCGCAGCAGCGTACTCCGGAGGCATCCCTAGCTGCACCTGCGGCAGCGGAACGTAGCAGCCTGTGCTCCTCAGCAGCTCCATCGCCGAGAACGCGCCCATGCCCCTGCCGCCCGTGCCGTTGGCCGCCATGGCACCCGCTGGGTTGCAGACGTTGCTGCTCTCCAGGCTAGGGAACGCGGCGTACTCCGACGGGTGCAGGACGCGGCCGTGGTGGTGCGGGAACGCCAGGTTCAGGTCGTGCGCGCCCTCATGCATCAGCTTCGGATTCTTGGCCGCCATCCCGACGGGGATCGTCCCGGAAGCCGCCGCGGAGGTGGAGACGGCAGCAGCCGCCGCGGACGACACGACCGCTGAGGACGACCGCTTGTTCTTCCGTGAGCCGCCGCCGACCGGGACGTTCCGGAGGGAGCCTCCCTCGGTCCAGTAGCGCCGGCACGTCTTGCAGAAGTAGCGCGGCTGCTGGAGGCTGTAGTTGTTGTAGTAGCAGAACTTGGTGTTGGTGGAGTTGCACCTCGGGCAGTTGATTGCTTTCTCCTTCTGCGGCCGCGCCTTCCGCTCCGTGGATCCCGCACCGGCTGACGCCGCGCCCGCTGCTGCCGCCGGCGGATTAGGACCGGCGGCTCTCTGGGCTTCAGCACCAGTTGCCGGCGCTGGTGGTGGATTCTGATTCGCATTAGGATTTTGGTTTGCAGTCATGATCATCTCCTCCATGGGCTTCACGAGCCCTAGACCCTGGTGATTGACACAAGTTGCACTTCATTAGATTCGCACAAAGCCAAAATGAAACGAATGTTAAGATAGAAAGAGCTAAGAAATCAAGAATATGCTGTGTGTGTATATGGCAGGACGGATGGGGGAGTGTGAGAGCCTAAGGTGTGAGGATTCTTATGGTGCAACAAAGAACCAAGCAAATGGATACAAAGCGAGATTAAAGGGAGGGGAAAAGGAGAATGGAAAAGGTGAAAAAAAGCTAGGGAAAAGATGAGAGAGAAACATACCACCACACAAAACACAACTTTGTTTGTAGGGTTGTGCTTGTGGCTTGGCAGTACTGCCGTGCTGCATGCTACATCATCCAAGACATGGCTACTCTTTTGATGCAAGGTGCTGGGGAAGAGGGAGGGGGAAAAGCTAAGAGAAAAGAGAGATGAAAAGGATGAGAGGAAAGGATAAGAAAGAAAGTGAGGAACaaaggagaaaaagaaaaggggTCCGTGCGCCTGTGTGCTCCTTTCGAGGATTAAAAGCGGAAGCAGGGGAGAATTAAAGGCCGCAAGGCCCTGAGGTCGAAGCCAACGGAGAAGACAACACAGAGACAGAAAGAGAGACGGCCATATATATGCATAGATCTACACCAGGAACAAAAGGTTCACCATGGCAGTTCCCAAGATCGTCATATCCCATCAAGGAAAGCTAGCGCAAAGATC includes the following:
- the LOC127306703 gene encoding dof zinc finger protein 2 isoform X1, giving the protein MDAAQWHQGLGLVKPMEEMIMTANQNPNANQNPPPAPATGAEAQRAAGPNPPAAAAGAASAGAGSTERKARPQKEKAINCPRCNSTNTKFCYYNNYSLQQPRYFCKTCRRYWTEGGSLRNVPVGGGSRKNKRSSSAVVSSAAAAAVSTSAAASGTIPVGMAAKNPKLMHEGAHDLNLAFPHHHGRVLHPSEYAAFPSLESSNVCNPAGAMAANGTGGRGMGAFSAMELLRSTGCYVPLPQVQLGMPPEYAAAGFALGEFRMPPPHQQHQQHQQQQHHQQQQQHQQQVQNMLGFSLDTGGGGGGGGGYGAGLQGTQESAAGRLLFPFEDLKPEVSAAGRGASGGGGDQYEHSKEQEGGGGGGGHETLGFWNNGMIGNGSSNDGGGGGGSW
- the LOC127306703 gene encoding dof zinc finger protein 2 isoform X2, whose amino-acid sequence is MEEMIMTANQNPNANQNPPPAPATGAEAQRAAGPNPPAAAAGAASAGAGSTERKARPQKEKAINCPRCNSTNTKFCYYNNYSLQQPRYFCKTCRRYWTEGGSLRNVPVGGGSRKNKRSSSAVVSSAAAAAVSTSAAASGTIPVGMAAKNPKLMHEGAHDLNLAFPHHHGRVLHPSEYAAFPSLESSNVCNPAGAMAANGTGGRGMGAFSAMELLRSTGCYVPLPQVQLGMPPEYAAAGFALGEFRMPPPHQQHQQHQQQQHHQQQQQHQQQVQNMLGFSLDTGGGGGGGGGYGAGLQGTQESAAGRLLFPFEDLKPEVSAAGRGASGGGGDQYEHSKEQEGGGGGGGHETLGFWNNGMIGNGSSNDGGGGGGSW